In one window of Streptomyces sp. NBC_01224 DNA:
- the ychF gene encoding redox-regulated ATPase YchF, whose product MSLTIGIVGLPNVGKSTLFNALTKNDVLAANYPFATIEPNVGVVGVPDSRLNKLAEIFGSQKLLPATVDFVDIAGIVRGASEGEGLGNKFLANIRESDAICQVIRAFKDENVVHVDGKVSPKDDIETINTELILADLQSVEKAVPRLTKESRLQKEKVAVLAAVEEAQKILESGQTLFAAGISAGTEKGKLLHELHLLTTKPFLYVFNVDEDELVDEDFKNEQRALVAPAEAIFLNAKIESELIELDDDEALELLQSMGQEEPGLATLGRVGFDTLGLQTYLTAGPKEARAWTIKKGATAPEAAGVIHTDFQKGFIKAEIVSFEDLVEMGSVAEARAKGKARMEGKDYVMQDGDVVEFRFNV is encoded by the coding sequence GTGTCGCTCACGATCGGAATCGTCGGCCTGCCGAATGTCGGCAAGTCGACCCTGTTCAACGCCCTGACCAAGAACGACGTGCTGGCGGCCAACTACCCGTTCGCCACGATCGAGCCGAACGTGGGCGTCGTCGGCGTCCCCGACTCGCGCCTGAACAAGCTGGCGGAGATCTTCGGCTCCCAGAAGCTGCTCCCCGCGACGGTCGACTTCGTCGACATCGCCGGCATCGTCCGAGGCGCTTCGGAGGGTGAGGGCCTGGGCAACAAGTTCCTCGCGAACATCCGCGAGTCCGACGCGATCTGCCAGGTCATCCGCGCCTTCAAGGACGAGAACGTCGTCCACGTCGACGGCAAGGTCTCGCCCAAGGACGACATCGAGACGATCAACACCGAGCTGATCCTCGCCGACCTCCAGTCCGTCGAGAAGGCCGTCCCGCGCCTCACGAAGGAGTCCCGCCTCCAGAAGGAGAAGGTCGCGGTCCTCGCCGCGGTCGAGGAGGCCCAGAAGATCCTCGAGTCCGGCCAGACCCTCTTCGCCGCGGGCATCTCCGCAGGCACGGAGAAGGGCAAGCTCCTCCACGAGCTGCACCTCCTCACCACCAAGCCCTTCCTCTACGTGTTCAACGTCGACGAGGACGAGCTGGTCGACGAGGACTTCAAGAACGAGCAGCGCGCCCTGGTCGCTCCCGCCGAGGCGATCTTCCTCAACGCCAAGATCGAGTCCGAGCTGATCGAGCTCGACGACGACGAGGCCCTCGAACTCCTCCAGTCCATGGGCCAGGAAGAGCCCGGCCTCGCCACCCTCGGCCGCGTCGGCTTCGACACCCTGGGCCTGCAGACCTACCTCACGGCAGGCCCGAAGGAAGCCCGAGCCTGGACGATCAAGAAGGGCGCCACGGCCCCCGAGGCGGCCGGTGTGATCCACACCGACTTCCAGAAGGGCTTCATCAAGGCGGAGATCGTCTCCTTCGAGGACCTGGTCGAAATGGGCTCGGTCGCCGAGGCCCGCGCCAAGGGCAAGGCCCGCATGGAGGGCAAGGACTATGTGATGCAGGACGGGGACGTGGTGGAGTTCCGCTTCAACGTCTGA
- a CDS encoding DUF6542 domain-containing protein translates to MEQHRTRPPQRRQSQQAPLSPQGTIDEAAAVYRVVDAKPEGRSRPVPPAVLALRRLPNPRLTGIGAGLFAAAAMFLLACLDWLVLDGSSTVFGVLFLPVSALTALWVRPADLVTAPIIVPIAFAVGVIPISGGTGGFGGQTMALVTALAVHAGWLYGGTLIAGLIATVRKVRLMRQRQRQRQRRMLLASQTARPAQPPRRPQR, encoded by the coding sequence GTGGAGCAGCACAGGACACGTCCCCCGCAGCGCAGGCAGTCTCAGCAGGCCCCGCTGTCCCCGCAGGGCACCATCGACGAAGCCGCCGCCGTCTATCGGGTGGTGGACGCGAAGCCGGAGGGCCGGTCCCGGCCGGTGCCGCCCGCCGTTCTCGCGCTGCGCAGGCTGCCGAATCCCCGGCTGACCGGCATCGGTGCGGGGCTCTTCGCCGCCGCCGCCATGTTCCTGCTGGCGTGCCTCGACTGGCTGGTCCTCGACGGTTCATCGACCGTGTTCGGGGTGCTGTTCCTGCCGGTCAGCGCGCTGACCGCGCTGTGGGTACGGCCCGCGGACCTGGTGACCGCGCCGATCATCGTGCCGATCGCATTCGCCGTCGGCGTGATCCCGATCTCCGGCGGCACGGGCGGCTTCGGCGGCCAGACCATGGCGCTCGTCACCGCGCTCGCCGTACATGCCGGGTGGCTGTACGGCGGGACACTCATCGCCGGGCTCATCGCGACCGTACGGAAGGTACGGCTGATGCGGCAGCGGCAACGGCAACGGCAACGTCGGATGCTGCTCGCCTCGCAGACGGCGCGGCCCGCCCAGCCGCCCCGTCGCCCCCAGCGCTGA
- the ppgK gene encoding polyphosphate--glucose phosphotransferase, with protein sequence MQIFGVDIGGSGIKGAPVDLDRGDLAQERHKVLTPHPATPKDVADCVADVVGHFDWSGPVGITFPGVVTSGCTRTAANVDQGWIDMDARGLLGDRLGLPVTVLNDADAAGIAEMAFGAGRGRNGTVIVLTLGTGIGSALFIDGKLVPNTELGHLELNGQDAEKHASTKVKEDEQLSWHHWAHRVQKYLTHVEMLFSPELFIIGGGVSRKADKFLPLIEHVRAEMVPAELQNNAGIVGAAMAAANTA encoded by the coding sequence ATGCAGATCTTCGGAGTGGACATCGGCGGATCCGGGATCAAGGGTGCTCCCGTGGACCTGGACCGCGGAGACCTGGCGCAGGAGCGCCACAAAGTACTGACACCGCACCCGGCCACGCCCAAGGACGTGGCCGACTGCGTGGCGGATGTGGTCGGTCATTTCGACTGGTCGGGCCCGGTGGGCATCACCTTCCCGGGCGTCGTCACGAGCGGCTGCACACGCACCGCGGCCAATGTCGACCAGGGCTGGATCGACATGGACGCCCGCGGACTGCTCGGCGACAGACTCGGCCTTCCCGTCACCGTCCTGAACGACGCCGACGCGGCCGGCATCGCCGAGATGGCGTTCGGCGCCGGGCGCGGCCGCAATGGGACGGTGATCGTACTGACGCTCGGTACGGGAATCGGCAGCGCCCTCTTCATCGACGGCAAGCTCGTCCCCAACACCGAGCTGGGCCACCTGGAGCTGAACGGCCAGGACGCGGAGAAGCACGCCTCCACCAAGGTCAAGGAGGACGAGCAGCTGAGCTGGCACCACTGGGCGCACCGGGTGCAGAAGTACCTGACCCATGTGGAGATGCTGTTCTCGCCCGAGCTCTTCATCATCGGCGGCGGAGTCAGCCGCAAGGCCGACAAGTTCCTGCCGCTGATCGAGCATGTACGGGCCGAGATGGTGCCGGCGGAGCTGCAGAACAACGCGGGCATCGTGGGAGCGGCGATGGCGGCGGCGAACACGGCGTAG
- a CDS encoding 4-hydroxy-3-methylbut-2-enyl diphosphate reductase yields MGRMTATTPRRVLLAAPRGYCAGVDRAVIAVEKALEQYGSPVYVRHEIVHNKYVVQTLEKKGAIFVEETAEVPEGSIVMFSAHGVAPTVHEEAAERKLATIDATCPLVTKVHKEAVRFAQDDFDILLIGHEGHEEVIGTSGEAPEHITLVDGPEDVAGVEVRDPSKVVWLSQTTLSVDETMETVGALKEKFPLLISPPSDDICYATQNRQIAVKQMGADADLVIVVGSKNSSNSVRLVEVALGAGANDAHLVDFADEIDEAWLEGVSTVGVTSGASVPEVLVDGVLAWLSERGFEDVEIVKAAEESITFSLPKELRRDLRAEAAALVEK; encoded by the coding sequence ATGGGACGCATGACTGCTACGACACCCCGCCGCGTCCTGCTCGCCGCTCCCCGTGGCTACTGCGCTGGCGTGGACCGTGCCGTGATCGCCGTGGAGAAAGCCCTGGAGCAGTACGGCTCCCCGGTGTACGTGCGCCACGAGATCGTCCACAACAAGTACGTCGTACAGACCCTGGAGAAGAAGGGCGCGATCTTCGTCGAGGAGACGGCGGAGGTCCCCGAGGGCTCGATCGTGATGTTCTCCGCGCACGGCGTCGCACCGACCGTGCACGAGGAGGCGGCCGAGCGGAAGCTCGCCACGATCGACGCGACCTGCCCCCTGGTCACCAAGGTCCACAAGGAAGCCGTCCGCTTCGCGCAGGACGACTTCGACATCCTCCTGATCGGCCACGAGGGCCACGAGGAGGTCATCGGCACCTCCGGCGAGGCCCCCGAGCACATCACGCTGGTCGACGGCCCCGAGGACGTCGCGGGTGTCGAGGTGCGCGACCCGTCGAAGGTCGTCTGGCTCTCCCAGACCACGCTCTCCGTCGACGAGACGATGGAGACGGTCGGCGCGCTCAAGGAGAAGTTTCCGCTGCTGATCTCGCCGCCCAGCGACGACATCTGCTACGCCACGCAGAACCGCCAGATCGCCGTGAAGCAGATGGGCGCGGACGCCGACCTCGTGATCGTCGTCGGCTCCAAGAACTCCTCGAACTCGGTCCGCCTGGTCGAGGTCGCCCTCGGCGCCGGTGCGAACGACGCCCATCTGGTCGACTTCGCCGACGAAATCGACGAGGCCTGGCTGGAGGGTGTCTCCACGGTCGGCGTCACCTCGGGCGCGTCCGTTCCCGAGGTCCTGGTCGACGGCGTCCTGGCGTGGCTCTCGGAGCGCGGTTTCGAGGACGTGGAGATCGTGAAGGCGGCCGAGGAGTCCATCACGTTCTCGCTGCCCAAGGAACTCCGCCGTGACCTGCGCGCCGAGGCCGCGGCGCTCGTGGAGAAGTGA
- a CDS encoding APC family permease, with amino-acid sequence MSGTDSGSGGGVTEAKGAHQEEGRLRRTLGFRDLVVYGLLFIAPMAPVGVFGTLDAKSDGAVALVYVAATVVMAFTAFSYAQMVRVAPLAGSVFAYARKGLGEGPGFIAGWMAMLDYLLIPAVAYLFSGIALNSLVPSVSRWVWTALAVVATTLLNLWGVRAAARVGFAVLAMEIAVLLVFLVSAVVVLVRDGAQRGWLTPLTGDSGFSASAVLGAVSVAVLSYLGFDAIASFAEEVTGGSSKVARAVLFCLVLAGVLFVAQGYLAALLEPMTSAELAADPAAQGSAFYDTVDFAVGTWLHDLVAVSKAIGAAFAALAGQAAAGRLLFAMARERRLPLLLSKVDPRSGVPRVAILLAATVTLVAAVWAARRADGLDHLVSVVDIGALTAFVLLHASVVGWFAVRRMEGPPSWWRHVLVPVVGAGVLIAVIVEATASAQVVGVCWLGVGLVVLALQWGRRTA; translated from the coding sequence ATGTCGGGGACGGACAGCGGCAGCGGCGGCGGGGTCACGGAGGCGAAGGGGGCGCACCAGGAGGAAGGCAGGCTGCGGCGGACGCTCGGCTTCCGGGATCTGGTGGTCTACGGGCTCCTCTTCATCGCTCCGATGGCGCCCGTCGGCGTATTCGGCACACTCGATGCGAAATCGGACGGTGCGGTCGCGCTGGTCTATGTCGCGGCGACCGTCGTGATGGCGTTCACGGCCTTCAGCTACGCCCAGATGGTGCGGGTCGCCCCGTTGGCGGGCTCGGTCTTCGCGTACGCCCGCAAGGGGCTCGGGGAAGGGCCGGGGTTCATCGCCGGGTGGATGGCGATGCTCGACTATCTGCTGATCCCCGCGGTCGCCTATCTCTTCTCCGGGATCGCGCTGAACTCGCTCGTGCCTTCGGTGTCGCGGTGGGTGTGGACGGCGCTCGCGGTCGTCGCCACCACGCTGCTGAATCTCTGGGGTGTACGGGCTGCCGCCCGGGTCGGCTTCGCGGTGCTCGCGATGGAGATCGCGGTGCTGCTGGTGTTCCTCGTCTCGGCGGTGGTGGTTCTTGTACGGGACGGGGCGCAGCGCGGCTGGCTGACCCCGCTCACCGGCGATTCCGGCTTCTCCGCTTCGGCGGTACTGGGGGCGGTGTCGGTGGCCGTGCTGTCGTATCTGGGCTTCGACGCGATCGCCTCGTTCGCGGAGGAGGTGACGGGGGGCTCGTCGAAGGTGGCGCGGGCGGTGCTGTTCTGTCTGGTGCTCGCGGGTGTGCTGTTCGTGGCGCAGGGCTATCTGGCAGCGCTGCTGGAGCCGATGACGTCGGCTGAGCTGGCCGCCGATCCGGCCGCGCAGGGGTCGGCGTTCTACGACACGGTGGACTTTGCGGTCGGGACCTGGTTGCACGATCTGGTGGCGGTCAGCAAGGCGATCGGGGCAGCCTTCGCGGCACTGGCCGGGCAGGCGGCCGCGGGGCGGCTGCTGTTCGCGATGGCCAGGGAGCGGCGGCTGCCCTTGCTGCTGTCCAAGGTCGACCCGCGGTCCGGGGTGCCGCGGGTCGCGATCCTGCTCGCCGCGACGGTGACGCTGGTGGCGGCGGTGTGGGCGGCCCGGCGCGCCGACGGTCTCGACCATCTGGTGTCGGTCGTCGACATCGGTGCGCTGACGGCGTTCGTGCTGCTGCACGCGTCGGTGGTCGGCTGGTTCGCCGTACGCCGGATGGAGGGGCCGCCCAGCTGGTGGCGGCATGTGCTGGTGCCGGTGGTGGGTGCGGGGGTGCTGATCGCGGTGATCGTGGAGGCGACCGCGAGCGCTCAGGTGGTGGGGGTGTGCTGGCTGGGGGTGGGGCTGGTGGTCCTGGCGCTGCAGTGGGGACGGCGCACAGCCTGA
- the xseA gene encoding exodeoxyribonuclease VII large subunit → MALQTSAEAPLPVGDVSRLIGGWIDRLGAVWVEGQITQLSRRPGAGVVFLTLRDPSQDISVSVTCFRQVFDRIADVVTEGARVVVLAKPEWYAPRGQLSLRATEIRPVGIGELLVRLEQLKKSLASEGLFALDRKKPLPFLPQLIGLVCGRASAAERDVLENARRRWPAVRFEVRNTAVQGVHAVNQVVQAVKELDDLPDVDVIVVARGGGSVEDLLPFSDEQLIRTVAACRTPVVSAIGHEPDSPLLDLVADLRASTPTDAAKKVVPDVGEELERVQQLRDRALRTVRGLLDREERGLAHALGRPAMEHPQRMVDERASEIDALIGRGRRVLGHLLDRADSELAHTRARVVALSPAATLERGYAVLQRADGHVVRAPADAGVPGDLLRARVSGGEFAVRVSE, encoded by the coding sequence ATGGCTCTCCAAACGTCCGCGGAAGCTCCGCTGCCCGTCGGTGATGTGTCGCGGCTGATCGGGGGGTGGATCGACCGGCTCGGCGCCGTCTGGGTCGAGGGCCAGATCACCCAGTTGTCACGGCGGCCGGGCGCCGGGGTGGTGTTCCTGACGCTGCGCGACCCGTCTCAGGACATCTCGGTGAGCGTGACGTGCTTCCGCCAGGTCTTCGACCGGATCGCGGATGTCGTGACGGAGGGAGCGCGGGTCGTCGTGCTCGCCAAGCCCGAGTGGTACGCGCCGCGCGGCCAGCTGTCCCTGCGGGCCACGGAGATACGGCCGGTCGGCATCGGTGAGCTGCTGGTCCGCCTTGAGCAGCTCAAGAAGTCGCTGGCCTCGGAGGGGCTCTTCGCGCTCGACCGGAAGAAGCCGCTGCCGTTCCTGCCGCAGCTGATCGGACTGGTCTGTGGCCGTGCCTCGGCGGCCGAGCGCGACGTTCTGGAGAACGCGCGGCGGCGATGGCCCGCGGTGCGGTTCGAGGTGCGTAACACGGCGGTGCAGGGGGTGCACGCGGTGAATCAGGTCGTCCAGGCCGTGAAGGAGCTGGACGATCTCCCGGACGTCGACGTGATCGTGGTGGCGCGGGGTGGCGGCAGCGTGGAGGATCTGCTGCCGTTCTCGGACGAGCAGCTGATCCGTACGGTCGCCGCGTGCCGTACGCCGGTGGTGTCGGCGATCGGTCATGAGCCGGACTCCCCGCTGCTCGACCTGGTCGCGGATCTGCGCGCCTCCACTCCGACGGATGCGGCGAAGAAGGTCGTGCCCGATGTGGGCGAGGAGCTGGAGCGGGTGCAGCAGCTGCGGGACCGTGCGTTGCGGACGGTACGGGGGTTGCTGGACCGGGAGGAGCGGGGGCTGGCGCATGCGCTGGGCCGGCCCGCGATGGAGCATCCCCAGCGGATGGTGGACGAGCGGGCCTCGGAGATCGATGCGCTGATCGGGCGGGGTCGGCGGGTACTGGGGCATCTGCTGGACCGGGCGGACTCGGAGCTCGCCCATACCCGGGCGCGGGTGGTCGCGTTGTCGCCCGCGGCGACGCTGGAGCGCGGGTATGCGGTGCTGCAGCGGGCGGACGGCCATGTGGTGCGGGCTCCCGCGGACGCGGGGGTGCCGGGCGATCTGCTTCGGGCGCGGGTTTCGGGGGGCGAGTTCGCGGTGCGGGTGAGTGAGTGA
- a CDS encoding exodeoxyribonuclease VII small subunit: MTDDGTTTAGAAGTLGYEQARDELIEVVRRLEAGGTTLEESLALWERGEELAKVCRHWLEGARARLDAALAGPAAPQESGGGTTADNG; encoded by the coding sequence ATGACGGACGACGGGACTACGACGGCTGGTGCCGCGGGCACGCTCGGATACGAGCAGGCCCGTGACGAGCTGATCGAGGTGGTGCGCCGCCTGGAGGCGGGCGGTACGACGCTGGAGGAGTCCCTCGCGCTGTGGGAGCGGGGCGAGGAGCTGGCGAAGGTGTGCCGGCACTGGCTGGAAGGCGCGCGCGCACGGCTGGACGCGGCCCTGGCGGGGCCGGCCGCCCCCCAGGAGAGCGGCGGCGGCACGACAGCCGACAACGGCTGA
- a CDS encoding malonic semialdehyde reductase: protein MSLVLDPAAQDLLFREARTANTFTDEPVTEEQVQAIYDLVKYGPTAFNQSPLRVVLVRSDDARARLVKHMAEGNQPKTSTAPLVAILVADNEFHEELPALMPHFPQAKDAFFSERPVRESSAALNGALQAAYFIIGVRAAGLAAGPMTGYNAAGIEKEFLDGDHKVLMVVNIGKAGEDAWFPRLPRLAYDEVITTV, encoded by the coding sequence ATGTCCCTCGTTCTTGACCCCGCCGCCCAGGACCTCCTCTTCCGCGAGGCCCGCACCGCCAACACATTCACCGACGAGCCGGTGACCGAGGAGCAGGTCCAGGCGATCTACGACCTGGTCAAGTACGGCCCCACCGCGTTCAACCAGTCGCCGCTGCGCGTCGTCCTGGTCCGCTCCGACGACGCCCGTGCGCGCCTCGTCAAGCACATGGCCGAGGGCAACCAGCCGAAGACCTCGACCGCCCCGCTGGTCGCCATCCTGGTCGCCGACAACGAGTTCCACGAGGAGCTCCCGGCCCTGATGCCGCACTTCCCGCAGGCCAAGGACGCGTTCTTCTCCGAGCGCCCGGTCCGCGAGTCGTCCGCCGCACTCAATGGTGCGCTCCAGGCCGCGTACTTCATCATCGGCGTCCGCGCCGCCGGCCTCGCCGCGGGCCCGATGACCGGTTACAACGCCGCGGGCATCGAGAAGGAGTTCCTGGACGGCGACCACAAGGTGCTGATGGTCGTCAACATCGGCAAGGCGGGCGAGGACGCCTGGTTCCCGCGTCTGCCGCGCCTCGCCTACGACGAGGTCATCACGACCGTCTGA
- a CDS encoding DUF4245 domain-containing protein: MASKRGKQTVRDMFLSMAVISAAAGLVYIFIPHDENANPVKAVDYRVELLTARRAAPYPVAAPDGLAKEWKPTSVSYDRQAGNSWHLGFLDPEGKYVAVEQSTSPAQKYVTEVSQEAKNTGRTQQVAGEAWQHWKGEKYDALVRQDKGATTVVTGSASTERLAEMAAALKSS, translated from the coding sequence GTGGCTAGCAAGCGAGGCAAGCAGACAGTGCGCGACATGTTCCTGTCGATGGCGGTGATCTCCGCTGCGGCAGGGCTCGTTTACATCTTCATTCCGCACGACGAGAACGCCAACCCGGTCAAGGCGGTCGACTACCGGGTGGAGCTCCTGACGGCGCGGCGCGCGGCACCGTACCCGGTGGCCGCCCCGGACGGACTGGCCAAGGAGTGGAAGCCGACCTCGGTCAGTTACGACCGCCAGGCGGGCAACAGCTGGCACCTGGGCTTCCTGGACCCGGAGGGCAAGTACGTCGCGGTGGAGCAGTCCACCTCCCCGGCGCAGAAGTATGTGACCGAGGTCAGCCAGGAGGCCAAGAACACCGGGCGTACGCAGCAGGTCGCGGGCGAGGCCTGGCAGCACTGGAAGGGCGAGAAGTACGACGCCCTCGTGCGCCAGGACAAGGGTGCGACCACGGTGGTCACGGGTTCCGCCTCGACGGAGCGGCTGGCGGAGATGGCCGCCGCACTCAAGTCGTCCTGA
- the glpX gene encoding class II fructose-bisphosphatase, with amino-acid sequence MSEHHLPSQLEVSPEAPDRNLALELVRVTEAAAMAAGRWVGRGDKIGADGAAVKAMRTLVSTVSMNGVVVIGEGEKDEAPMLFNGERVGDGTGPEVDIAVDPIDGTTLNAKGMPNAIAVLAAADRGAMFDPSAVFYMDKLVTGPEAADFVDINAPVSVNIRRVAKAKNSAPEDVTVVILDRPRHDGIVKEIRETGARIKFISDGDVAGSIMAAREGTGVDLLMGIGGTPEGIISACAIKCLGGVIQGKLWPKDEAERQRALDAGHDLDRVLSTDDLVSGDNVFFVATGITDGELMRGVRYRAETATTESIVMRSKSGTIRKIDSTHRLSKLRAYSAIDFDRAK; translated from the coding sequence ATGTCCGAGCATCATCTGCCGTCCCAGCTAGAGGTCTCTCCGGAGGCCCCCGACCGTAACCTCGCCCTGGAGTTGGTCCGGGTCACCGAGGCCGCCGCCATGGCAGCAGGGCGCTGGGTCGGTCGCGGCGACAAGATCGGCGCCGACGGCGCCGCCGTGAAGGCCATGCGGACCCTCGTCTCCACCGTCTCGATGAACGGCGTCGTCGTCATCGGCGAGGGCGAGAAGGACGAAGCCCCCATGCTGTTCAATGGCGAGCGCGTCGGTGACGGCACCGGTCCCGAGGTCGATATCGCCGTTGACCCGATCGACGGTACGACCCTGAATGCCAAGGGCATGCCGAACGCGATCGCCGTACTGGCCGCCGCCGACCGCGGCGCCATGTTCGACCCGTCCGCGGTCTTCTACATGGACAAACTGGTCACCGGCCCCGAGGCCGCCGACTTCGTCGACATCAATGCGCCCGTCTCGGTGAACATCCGCCGGGTCGCGAAGGCGAAGAACTCCGCCCCGGAGGATGTCACCGTCGTCATCCTCGACCGCCCCCGCCACGACGGCATCGTCAAGGAGATCCGGGAGACCGGCGCCCGGATCAAGTTCATCTCCGACGGCGATGTCGCGGGCTCGATCATGGCTGCCCGCGAGGGGACCGGCGTCGACCTGCTCATGGGCATCGGCGGCACCCCCGAGGGCATCATCTCGGCCTGCGCCATAAAGTGCCTCGGCGGCGTCATCCAGGGCAAGCTCTGGCCGAAGGACGAGGCCGAGCGGCAGCGCGCGCTGGACGCCGGTCACGACCTCGACCGGGTCCTGTCCACCGACGACCTGGTCAGCGGCGACAACGTGTTCTTCGTCGCGACCGGCATCACGGACGGTGAGCTGATGCGCGGTGTGCGGTACCGCGCGGAGACGGCGACCACAGAGTCGATCGTCATGCGGTCCAAGTCCGGCACCATCCGGAAGATCGACTCGACCCACCGGCTGTCGAAGCTGCGTGCCTACAGCGCGATCGACTTCGACCGCGCGAAGTAG
- a CDS encoding WhiB family transcriptional regulator has product MLQLPHQPLQVAAVPPQRTPAREDQAGPWHSEAVCRRDEAGLFFAPSKEPTAARLAREESAKRVCARCPVMIECQEHALIQPEPYGVWGGLTAAERRVVLARRRRREMELKASSASSAATGRIAAAG; this is encoded by the coding sequence GTGCTGCAACTGCCGCATCAGCCCCTGCAGGTCGCCGCCGTCCCTCCCCAGCGCACCCCCGCGCGGGAGGACCAGGCCGGCCCCTGGCACTCGGAGGCGGTGTGCCGCCGGGACGAAGCCGGGCTGTTCTTCGCCCCGTCGAAGGAGCCGACTGCTGCCCGACTCGCACGCGAGGAGTCCGCTAAGCGGGTCTGCGCGCGCTGCCCGGTGATGATCGAATGCCAGGAACACGCACTCATACAGCCGGAGCCGTACGGGGTGTGGGGCGGCCTCACCGCCGCCGAACGCCGCGTGGTGCTCGCCCGTCGCAGACGGCGCGAGATGGAACTCAAGGCATCATCCGCGTCCTCCGCCGCGACGGGCCGCATAGCCGCGGCGGGCTGA
- a CDS encoding DUF1707 SHOCT-like domain-containing protein, producing the protein MDLEKHPQQPVAPAEPAGIRASDADRDRIADILREAMAEGRLTAEEHAERVDAVYRAKTIGELEPLVRDLPAPGGASRSAAEPGAFGHESPTGPAENLVAIFSSSTRKGRWRVGGRTNAFALFGSVEIDLTEALFGQRLTVINATAIFGSVEIKVPENISLRGSGTGVFGNFEVATLESADPEAPVVVVNGYSVFGSVEAKPKRGKFIADLQDRLRKYLG; encoded by the coding sequence GTGGACCTCGAAAAGCACCCCCAGCAGCCCGTAGCCCCGGCGGAGCCGGCCGGTATCCGCGCCTCCGACGCGGACCGTGACCGGATCGCGGACATCCTGCGCGAGGCGATGGCCGAGGGCCGGCTCACCGCCGAGGAACACGCCGAGCGGGTCGATGCGGTCTACCGCGCCAAGACCATCGGCGAACTGGAGCCGCTGGTACGGGATCTGCCTGCCCCGGGGGGCGCCTCCCGCTCGGCCGCCGAGCCCGGCGCCTTCGGCCATGAGAGCCCCACGGGTCCGGCCGAGAACCTGGTGGCGATCTTCAGCAGCTCCACCCGCAAGGGCCGTTGGCGCGTCGGCGGCCGTACGAACGCGTTTGCGCTCTTCGGTAGCGTGGAGATCGATCTGACCGAGGCGCTTTTCGGCCAGAGGCTCACGGTGATCAATGCGACCGCCATCTTCGGAAGTGTCGAGATCAAGGTCCCCGAGAACATCTCGCTGCGCGGCAGCGGCACGGGCGTCTTCGGTAATTTCGAAGTCGCCACACTGGAATCCGCGGACCCCGAAGCGCCAGTGGTGGTCGTCAACGGCTATTCGGTGTTCGGCAGCGTCGAGGCGAAGCCCAAGCGCGGGAAGTTCATTGCGGATCTCCAGGACCGGCTGCGCAAATACCTCGGCTAG